One Aerosakkonema funiforme FACHB-1375 genomic region harbors:
- a CDS encoding pentapeptide repeat-containing protein codes for MSDLDKYYRILGIEPGATPEEVNQAYKDLAFIWHPDRIPKDNTRLQEKAQQKLKEINEARDRLRSLPPERATAPKQKPTTSYYHHPTQKHNSAHHHPTQKHNSAHHHPTQKQSSDYHHQTEKPSSDYRHQTQKENSDLSGKDLSRANLSEKDFSGRNLSYANLTDANLKDAFLHRVNLMGANLYKANLFRANLLQANLREANLREANLIGADLSGADLRGADLRGANIGSGDRILVKLVGANLAGTIMPDGTIHD; via the coding sequence ATGAGCGACTTAGATAAATATTACAGAATTCTAGGAATCGAACCGGGCGCAACACCTGAAGAAGTTAATCAGGCTTACAAAGATCTGGCATTTATTTGGCATCCAGACCGCATTCCTAAAGATAATACCCGACTTCAAGAAAAAGCGCAACAAAAGCTCAAAGAAATCAATGAAGCTCGCGATCGTCTGCGATCGTTACCGCCAGAGCGTGCAACTGCACCCAAACAAAAGCCGACAACATCTTATTATCACCATCCCACCCAAAAACACAATTCCGCTCATCACCATCCCACCCAAAAACACAATTCCGCTCATCACCATCCCACCCAAAAGCAAAGTTCCGATTATCACCATCAAACCGAAAAACCGAGTTCGGATTATCGCCATCAAACGCAAAAAGAAAATTCCGACTTGAGCGGCAAAGATTTGAGTCGAGCCAACTTAAGCGAGAAAGATTTCTCCGGCAGAAACTTAAGTTACGCCAACTTAACTGATGCAAATCTCAAAGATGCTTTCCTGCACAGAGTTAATTTGATGGGAGCTAACTTATACAAAGCGAATTTGTTTAGAGCTAACTTATTGCAGGCAAATCTCCGGGAAGCGAATTTGCGGGAAGCCAATTTAATTGGAGCCGACCTGAGTGGAGCCGACTTGAGGGGAGCCGACTTGAGGGGAGCGAACATTGGATCGGGCGATCGCATTTTAGTAAAACTGGTGGGAGCTAACCTCGCCGGGACAATTATGCCTGACGGCACAATTCATGACTGA